Proteins co-encoded in one Streptomyces sp. NBC_01283 genomic window:
- the proP gene encoding glycine betaine/L-proline transporter ProP, translating to MARTLLRRRKKALSAEDVMVSDRPKVRRAVTAAALGNTMEWFDFGVYAYLAGTIGKVFFPSSSPGAQVVATFATFAAAFLVRPLGGLVFGPLGDRIGRQKVLAATMIMMAASTFAVGLLPTYASIGFAAPLLLLVCRLVQGFSTGGEYAGATTYIAEYAPDQRRGFLGSWLDFGTFVGYSLGSGLVTVLTLTLGSDGLESWGWRIPFFIAGPLGLIGLYMRLKLEETPAFQQEAASAAAEREAGPERGEEDPVEQARQSGKGRLKEIFTRHWQAVLICMGLVLLYNVTNYMVTSYLPTFMTVTLGESDTTAQLLVLGTMLLVALAITTVGRSSDRWGRRPMFMGGSIALIALAIPAFLLIRKGGILLPAFGCAILGLLLVCFAGTAAATLPALFPTRLRYGALSIAYNISVSLFGGTTPLLASFLVEKTGNTLVPAFYLMVAGAIGLISTFFLHETAGRPLRGSGPMVETHDEAREMVARSRTEAGRHARDVWLRLWHPRGGRSESAKARKRKD from the coding sequence ATGGCGCGCACGCTGCTGCGCCGCCGCAAGAAGGCGCTCAGCGCCGAGGACGTGATGGTCTCGGACCGCCCGAAGGTGCGGCGCGCGGTGACGGCTGCCGCGCTCGGCAACACCATGGAGTGGTTCGACTTCGGCGTCTACGCCTATTTGGCGGGCACGATCGGAAAGGTCTTCTTTCCGTCCAGTTCGCCGGGGGCGCAGGTCGTCGCCACGTTTGCCACATTCGCCGCTGCCTTTCTCGTCCGCCCGCTGGGTGGCCTCGTATTCGGGCCTCTCGGCGACCGCATCGGTCGGCAGAAGGTACTCGCGGCCACCATGATCATGATGGCCGCGAGCACGTTCGCCGTCGGTCTGCTGCCCACGTACGCCTCGATCGGGTTCGCCGCCCCCCTCCTGCTGCTCGTGTGCCGACTGGTCCAAGGGTTCTCCACGGGCGGCGAGTACGCCGGTGCCACCACCTACATCGCCGAGTACGCCCCCGACCAGCGGCGCGGCTTCCTCGGCAGCTGGCTCGACTTCGGGACCTTCGTGGGCTACTCGTTGGGCTCGGGTCTGGTGACGGTGCTGACGCTGACCCTCGGGTCGGACGGTCTGGAGAGCTGGGGCTGGCGCATCCCCTTCTTCATCGCCGGACCGCTCGGGCTCATCGGGCTGTACATGCGGCTGAAGCTGGAGGAGACGCCCGCCTTCCAGCAGGAGGCGGCCTCCGCCGCGGCGGAGCGAGAGGCGGGTCCCGAGCGCGGCGAGGAGGATCCCGTCGAGCAGGCCCGACAGTCCGGCAAGGGACGGCTCAAGGAGATCTTCACCCGTCACTGGCAGGCCGTGCTGATCTGTATGGGTCTCGTGCTGCTCTACAACGTCACGAACTACATGGTGACGTCGTATCTCCCCACATTCATGACGGTGACGTTGGGCGAGAGCGACACGACGGCCCAGTTGCTGGTGCTCGGCACGATGCTGCTCGTCGCTCTCGCCATCACCACGGTGGGCCGCAGCTCCGACCGGTGGGGCAGACGCCCGATGTTCATGGGCGGCAGCATCGCCCTGATCGCGCTCGCCATTCCGGCGTTCCTGCTGATCCGGAAGGGCGGCATCCTGCTGCCCGCGTTCGGCTGTGCCATCCTCGGCCTGCTTCTGGTGTGCTTCGCCGGTACGGCCGCCGCGACACTGCCGGCCTTGTTCCCGACGCGTCTGCGGTACGGCGCGCTGTCCATCGCGTACAACATCTCCGTCTCCCTCTTCGGCGGCACCACCCCGCTGCTCGCCTCCTTTCTGGTGGAGAAGACCGGCAACACGCTGGTACCGGCCTTCTACTTGATGGTGGCGGGAGCGATCGGTCTGATCTCGACGTTCTTCCTGCACGAGACGGCAGGCAGGCCGCTGCGCGGCTCCGGCCCCATGGTCGAGACGCACGACGAGGCCCGCGAGATGGTGGCGCGCAGCCGCACGGAGGCGGGGCGTCACGCACGCGACGTGTGGCTGCGGTTGTGGCACCCCCGCGGGGGCCGGAGCGAATCGGCGAAGGCCCGTAAGCGCAAGGACTGA
- a CDS encoding flavin-containing monooxygenase — MSLPQCATQPTPQEIVALRERYRLERERRVRPEGTGQYRPAEAEFGYFATDPYSGDATEREPLHDTVDVAVVGGGFGGILAGARLRRQGVAKVRVVEKGGDFGGTWYWNRYPGIHCDIESHVYLPLLDETGHVPEWKYAPGEEIRRHAVRIAEQFELYEHALFSTAVTSLTWDETAEQWVVTTDRGDEFRATYVITATGTLSEPKLPGIPGIEDYRGHTFHTSRWDYAYTGGSPEGGMTGLAGKRVGVVGTGATGVQVIPMLAADAGHLYVFQRTPSAVDVRGQQPMTPRQVGADRPGWAGERRENFLRICSGEEAEQDLVADRWTESAGLLEKLLPSFRRHGEPDFEAAYEVADHATMNQIRARVAAEVTDAATAAALTPWYRYACKRPTFSDTYLPAFNRANVTLVDTAGTHGIERMSERGVVVGGVEYEVDCLVFATGFSVGLSGVTSGKLPVTGRDGIQLLSALKQRGPRTLHGFTSNGFPNLIRMGSLQNASSVNFTHILDEQAVHAAALVAAAEEKGAVVEPAPKAEDAWIDVCAQGAPDHAWFHAECTPGYYNGEGRGRPNGPTAYPHGAVAFHELLRRWREESMGEILRARAGGQFAGRP; from the coding sequence ATGTCCCTGCCGCAGTGCGCCACTCAGCCCACCCCGCAGGAGATCGTCGCCCTGCGCGAGCGCTACCGCCTCGAGCGGGAACGCCGCGTACGCCCCGAGGGCACGGGCCAGTACCGGCCCGCGGAGGCGGAGTTCGGCTACTTCGCCACCGACCCGTACAGCGGCGACGCGACCGAGCGCGAGCCTCTGCACGACACGGTGGACGTCGCGGTCGTCGGTGGCGGGTTCGGCGGGATCCTGGCGGGCGCGCGGCTACGCCGACAGGGCGTGGCGAAGGTGCGCGTCGTCGAGAAAGGCGGCGACTTCGGCGGCACGTGGTACTGGAACCGCTACCCCGGCATCCACTGCGACATCGAGTCCCACGTCTACCTGCCGCTGCTGGACGAGACCGGCCACGTGCCCGAGTGGAAGTACGCCCCGGGTGAGGAGATCCGCCGTCACGCCGTCCGTATCGCCGAGCAGTTCGAGCTGTACGAGCACGCCCTGTTCTCCACCGCCGTCACGTCTCTGACCTGGGACGAGACGGCTGAGCAGTGGGTGGTCACCACCGATCGGGGCGATGAGTTCCGGGCCACCTACGTCATCACCGCGACCGGCACGCTGTCGGAGCCCAAGCTCCCCGGCATACCCGGGATCGAGGACTACCGGGGCCACACCTTCCACACCTCACGCTGGGATTACGCGTACACCGGCGGCAGTCCCGAGGGTGGCATGACGGGCCTCGCGGGCAAGAGAGTCGGCGTCGTCGGCACGGGTGCCACCGGTGTGCAGGTCATCCCGATGCTGGCCGCGGACGCCGGTCACCTCTACGTCTTCCAACGCACCCCCTCCGCCGTGGACGTGCGCGGCCAGCAGCCCATGACGCCGCGCCAGGTCGGCGCGGACCGCCCGGGCTGGGCCGGTGAGCGCCGGGAGAACTTCCTGCGCATCTGCTCGGGGGAAGAGGCCGAGCAGGACCTGGTGGCCGACCGCTGGACGGAGTCCGCGGGGCTGCTCGAAAAGCTCCTGCCCAGTTTCCGCCGCCATGGTGAGCCGGACTTCGAGGCCGCCTACGAGGTCGCCGACCACGCGACGATGAACCAGATACGCGCACGCGTGGCCGCCGAAGTCACCGATGCCGCGACCGCCGCGGCTCTCACGCCCTGGTACCGGTACGCGTGCAAGCGCCCCACGTTCTCCGACACGTACCTGCCCGCGTTCAACCGCGCCAACGTCACCCTGGTGGACACGGCCGGCACCCACGGCATCGAGCGCATGAGCGAACGCGGTGTCGTCGTGGGCGGAGTGGAGTACGAGGTCGACTGCCTGGTGTTCGCCACCGGGTTCTCCGTGGGTCTGTCCGGCGTCACCTCCGGGAAGCTGCCGGTGACCGGCCGCGACGGCATCCAGCTCCTGAGCGCGCTGAAGCAGCGGGGCCCGCGCACTCTGCACGGTTTCACCAGCAACGGGTTCCCGAACCTGATCCGGATGGGCTCACTGCAGAACGCCAGCAGCGTGAACTTCACGCACATCCTCGACGAGCAGGCCGTGCACGCCGCCGCCCTGGTCGCCGCCGCGGAGGAGAAGGGCGCCGTCGTGGAGCCCGCCCCCAAGGCCGAGGACGCCTGGATCGACGTCTGCGCGCAGGGTGCCCCCGACCACGCGTGGTTCCACGCCGAATGCACCCCCGGTTACTACAACGGCGAGGGCCGCGGCCGCCCGAACGGCCCCACGGCGTACCCGCACGGTGCCGTCGCTTTCCATGAACTTCTGCGCCGCTGGCGAGAGGAGAGCATGGGCGAGATTCTCCGGGCCAGGGCAGGCGGACAATTTGCCGGTCGCCCTTGA
- a CDS encoding SDR family NAD(P)-dependent oxidoreductase, whose amino-acid sequence MPNITPASSLRDWLAEPTAGQVLRGLLVSQGQSEEALAPALGLPLEQLVQMSGGKFPAELVDVLVTAAETGRIPDNLPVAPTGAAASVEPDPGVEIGAPEPWTEQVTPGRFGGQKVVVTGAASGIGRAVASRIVREGGIVVAVDISAGGLASLAADLGEALVPVTADITEPASADAVLAAAAGRVDALANVAGVMDDDAAVHEVDDITWERVLRINVDGPMRLMRAVVPGMLAAGCGRIVNVVSEAALRGSAAGAAYTTSKHALVGLTMSSAYQYSGTGVQINAVAPGAVATGIAMPVAAPYGSSRTAKMRVAIPRLAMAEELAASITFLLSKDAVNINGAILPSDGGWSAA is encoded by the coding sequence ATGCCGAACATCACCCCTGCCTCCTCGCTGCGCGACTGGCTGGCGGAACCCACCGCCGGACAGGTTCTGCGTGGCCTGCTGGTCTCCCAGGGGCAGAGCGAAGAAGCCCTTGCCCCTGCCCTTGGCCTGCCGCTGGAGCAGCTCGTGCAGATGTCCGGGGGGAAGTTCCCCGCGGAACTCGTGGACGTACTGGTCACCGCCGCCGAGACCGGGCGGATCCCCGACAACCTGCCGGTCGCGCCGACCGGTGCCGCCGCGTCCGTGGAGCCCGACCCGGGCGTCGAGATCGGCGCCCCCGAGCCGTGGACCGAGCAGGTCACGCCCGGCCGCTTCGGCGGTCAGAAGGTCGTCGTCACCGGAGCCGCCTCCGGCATAGGCAGGGCCGTCGCCTCCCGCATCGTGCGCGAGGGCGGCATCGTGGTCGCCGTCGACATCTCCGCGGGCGGCCTCGCGTCCCTGGCCGCCGACCTGGGTGAGGCGCTCGTGCCCGTCACCGCGGACATCACCGAACCGGCGTCCGCCGACGCGGTCCTGGCCGCCGCGGCCGGCCGCGTGGACGCCCTGGCGAACGTCGCGGGGGTGATGGACGACGACGCCGCCGTGCACGAAGTCGACGACATCACCTGGGAACGTGTCCTGCGCATCAACGTCGACGGCCCGATGCGCCTGATGCGCGCCGTCGTGCCCGGCATGCTCGCCGCGGGATGCGGCCGGATCGTCAATGTCGTCTCCGAGGCGGCCCTGCGCGGCTCGGCGGCCGGAGCCGCGTACACGACCTCGAAGCACGCGCTGGTCGGCCTGACGATGTCGTCGGCCTATCAGTATTCAGGAACGGGCGTACAGATCAACGCGGTTGCGCCCGGCGCGGTCGCCACAGGCATCGCGATGCCTGTGGCCGCCCCGTACGGCTCGTCCCGCACGGCGAAGATGCGCGTGGCAATCCCGCGCCTTGCCATGGCGGAGGAACTGGCCGCCTCGATCACGTTCCTGCTCAGCAAGGACGCGGTGAACATCAACGGAGCCATCCTGCCCTCCGACGGCGGCTGGTCGGCCGCCTGA
- a CDS encoding SMP-30/gluconolactonase/LRE family protein gives MNARCTPRRRPRAALAVLAAGGLLALTGCGTQTSAAPASRPAQSGEGRTIRATQVAHVTDPHEATGRTLLEGPVLDDNGDLYVVDVTAPPGEPKVISVDLATGKHQGIYTDKAGAYTSAQISPYDGRLYLTDYTGSVVSTEPDGSDPRTFFSGEVDGSTMNLDDIAFDDEGNLYVSDLHGMKPGKAEGRIVRIDREGGKTTVLADGLAHPNGVMFDPDLRGLWISELAENTISYLLLDADKTAVTSQHEAIHVGGGVAQTDSIAVDADGNLYQALHGRPAMAVYSPDGERLATVEIPARAAKGLESATNVAITQGGTKAYMTVSGPDGGYVYRFTALAEGIRQSNGG, from the coding sequence ATGAACGCTCGTTGCACGCCCCGCCGCCGTCCCCGCGCCGCCCTGGCGGTTCTGGCCGCCGGCGGCCTGCTGGCCCTGACCGGCTGCGGCACCCAGACCTCGGCCGCCCCGGCCTCGCGCCCCGCACAGTCGGGCGAGGGAAGAACCATCCGCGCCACGCAGGTCGCACACGTGACGGACCCGCACGAGGCCACCGGTAGGACCCTGCTGGAGGGCCCGGTCCTGGACGACAACGGCGACCTGTACGTCGTGGACGTCACCGCGCCCCCTGGCGAACCCAAAGTCATTTCCGTGGACCTGGCCACCGGAAAGCACCAAGGCATCTACACCGACAAGGCGGGCGCCTACACCTCCGCGCAGATCAGCCCGTACGACGGCCGCCTCTATCTCACCGACTACACCGGATCCGTCGTCAGCACCGAGCCGGACGGCTCGGACCCGCGCACATTCTTCTCGGGTGAGGTCGACGGCTCCACGATGAACCTCGACGACATCGCCTTCGACGACGAGGGCAACCTGTACGTCAGCGACCTGCACGGCATGAAGCCGGGCAAGGCCGAGGGGCGCATCGTGCGCATCGACCGCGAAGGTGGGAAGACCACGGTCCTGGCCGACGGCCTCGCCCACCCCAACGGGGTCATGTTCGACCCTGACCTGCGCGGCTTGTGGATCAGCGAACTCGCCGAGAACACCATCTCGTACCTGCTGCTCGACGCCGACAAGACCGCCGTGACCTCTCAGCACGAGGCCATTCACGTCGGCGGCGGCGTGGCCCAGACCGACTCCATAGCCGTGGACGCCGACGGCAACCTTTACCAGGCACTGCACGGCCGACCGGCCATGGCCGTCTACAGCCCCGACGGCGAACGGCTCGCCACTGTCGAAATTCCCGCCAGAGCGGCCAAGGGGCTGGAGTCGGCGACCAACGTCGCCATCACACAGGGCGGCACGAAGGCCTACATGACCGTGAGCGGTCCCGACGGCGGGTACGTCTACCGCTTCACCGCGCTCGCCGAAGGCATCCGTCAGTCCAACGGCGGCTGA
- a CDS encoding TetR/AcrR family transcriptional regulator, which yields MNHIEPPGPQSAAQGSAAVRGSAAGAVRPANQGRRVAARNRAALIAAAREVFAEQGLDAPLSAVARRAGVGQGSLYRHFADRIALASAVLDENVQQIEQAADEPDADLSSVLGVVTWHLTRSTAFVDLLRIRGARGDSEQALALAGRVHSVLSRCLPAGHRLSADDAMLAVAMVSGAVNGPTPDEREGRALAAWRLLGVDVGPLRPVETAAEG from the coding sequence ATGAACCACATCGAGCCCCCGGGCCCGCAGTCGGCCGCCCAGGGCTCGGCCGCCGTGCGAGGCAGCGCGGCCGGCGCGGTCCGTCCGGCCAACCAGGGGCGGCGGGTCGCGGCCCGCAATCGCGCCGCCCTCATCGCCGCCGCGCGCGAAGTGTTCGCCGAGCAAGGCCTGGACGCACCACTGTCGGCAGTCGCGCGCCGCGCCGGGGTGGGGCAGGGCAGCCTCTACCGGCACTTCGCCGACCGGATCGCGCTGGCCTCCGCCGTCCTGGACGAGAACGTCCAGCAGATCGAACAGGCCGCGGACGAACCCGATGCGGACCTGTCGAGCGTCCTGGGCGTGGTCACCTGGCATCTGACCCGCTCGACGGCATTCGTCGACCTACTGCGCATACGCGGCGCTCGGGGTGACAGCGAGCAGGCCCTGGCGCTTGCCGGACGCGTCCACAGCGTCCTGTCCCGGTGCCTGCCCGCAGGCCATCGGCTGTCCGCCGACGACGCCATGCTCGCTGTCGCGATGGTCTCCGGGGCCGTCAACGGCCCCACACCGGACGAGCGGGAGGGCCGCGCGCTGGCGGCCTGGCGCCTGCTCGGCGTCGACGTGGGGCCGTTGCGGCCCGTCGAGACCGCCGCGGAAGGGTGA
- a CDS encoding haloacid dehalogenase type II encodes MRGTDDVDIEIQAVVFDVLGTMVDETGGLRAALSEAVSTSGGASVDGPSGGAPGGVSVGQLLTVWREHVEREQRRIEEGRRAYANSEVVDREAAERVAERAGLSDPLAIGRLAGASQRLRPWGDSAAGLARMAGRFPVLGLSHASRGTLLRLNAYAGLRWHQALSGEDVRAYKPAPGVYRLAIEAAGCPAERVLMVAAHAWDLRGAQAVGMRTAYVQRPVGDPPRSGDSFDWQVEGLEELADVLTAA; translated from the coding sequence ATGCGTGGGACGGACGACGTCGACATCGAGATCCAGGCAGTCGTTTTCGACGTGCTGGGGACGATGGTGGATGAGACCGGAGGACTACGGGCGGCCCTGAGCGAGGCGGTGTCCACGTCCGGTGGGGCATCAGTCGACGGGCCGTCCGGAGGGGCGCCGGGAGGGGTGTCTGTGGGGCAGCTGCTCACGGTCTGGCGGGAGCACGTCGAACGCGAGCAGCGGCGTATCGAGGAGGGCCGCCGGGCGTACGCCAACAGCGAGGTCGTCGACCGGGAGGCGGCGGAGCGCGTGGCCGAGCGTGCCGGGCTGAGCGATCCGCTGGCCATCGGCCGGCTGGCCGGCGCGTCGCAGCGGCTGAGGCCGTGGGGCGATTCCGCTGCCGGGCTTGCGCGCATGGCCGGGCGGTTCCCTGTGCTGGGGCTGTCCCATGCCAGCCGCGGGACACTCCTGCGGCTGAACGCGTACGCGGGTCTGCGCTGGCACCAAGCGTTGTCCGGCGAGGACGTACGGGCCTACAAGCCCGCGCCGGGGGTCTACCGGCTCGCGATCGAGGCGGCGGGCTGCCCGGCCGAGCGGGTGCTCATGGTCGCCGCGCATGCGTGGGATCTGCGGGGAGCGCAGGCGGTGGGGATGCGAACGGCCTATGTTCAGCGCCCGGTTGGGGATCCGCCGAGGAGCGGCGACTCCTTCGACTGGCAGGTGGAGGGCCTGGAGGAGCTGGCGGACGTGCTGACGGCGGCGTAA
- a CDS encoding sulfite oxidase, protein MERTTLGDVSTPGRVAAAGEGISEEELALAARNHGLPLEAMHHDVTPPGLHYVLVHYDIPMAEESAWRLSVSGLVRTPLELGLPELRALPAVTHRVTMECAGNGRARLHPRPVSQPWLVEAVGTADWTGVPLRTVLAAAGVEKGAVEAVFTGADHGVERGVEQDYRRSLPLPVDADTDVLLAYEMNGGPLPPQHGYPLRLVVPGWYGMASVKWLRGIELIGSPFTGFQQAVAYRYRQTPEDAGEPVTRIAPRALLIPPGFPDFMSRVRVVRPGPVELQGRAWSGYGPVTRVEVSADDGRTWIDAKVAPRGRHRWSWQPWHTTWNAVTGHHTLTVRASDADGHTQPLEQPWNRGGFGNNTTQRVPVLCHRPDA, encoded by the coding sequence ATGGAGCGGACAACCCTCGGCGACGTCAGCACACCGGGGCGCGTCGCCGCCGCCGGCGAGGGCATCAGCGAGGAAGAGCTGGCCCTCGCGGCACGCAATCACGGCCTGCCGCTGGAAGCCATGCATCACGACGTCACACCACCCGGCCTCCACTACGTGCTGGTCCACTACGACATCCCCATGGCCGAGGAGAGCGCGTGGCGGCTCTCCGTGAGCGGCCTGGTCCGCACGCCCCTGGAACTTGGCCTCCCGGAGCTGCGGGCGCTGCCCGCCGTCACCCACCGCGTCACGATGGAGTGCGCGGGCAACGGCCGGGCCCGGCTGCACCCGCGGCCGGTCAGCCAGCCCTGGCTGGTGGAGGCGGTGGGAACCGCCGACTGGACCGGGGTGCCACTGCGGACCGTGCTCGCGGCGGCGGGGGTGGAAAAGGGCGCGGTCGAGGCCGTGTTCACCGGCGCGGATCACGGCGTCGAGCGCGGTGTCGAACAGGACTACCGGCGCAGCCTGCCGCTTCCCGTGGACGCGGACACGGACGTACTGCTCGCGTACGAGATGAACGGCGGCCCGCTCCCGCCCCAGCACGGCTATCCGCTGCGGCTCGTGGTCCCCGGCTGGTACGGCATGGCCAGCGTCAAATGGCTGCGCGGGATCGAACTGATCGGCTCCCCGTTCACGGGCTTCCAGCAAGCCGTCGCGTATCGCTACCGGCAGACCCCCGAGGACGCCGGTGAACCCGTCACGCGCATCGCCCCGCGCGCCCTGCTGATACCCCCGGGTTTCCCGGACTTCATGTCGCGCGTCCGGGTCGTGCGCCCCGGTCCTGTGGAGCTGCAGGGGCGTGCCTGGTCCGGATACGGGCCGGTCACCCGGGTCGAGGTCAGCGCCGACGACGGCCGCACCTGGATCGACGCCAAGGTCGCTCCCCGCGGCCGGCACCGCTGGAGCTGGCAGCCCTGGCACACCACCTGGAACGCGGTCACCGGCCACCACACCCTGACCGTCCGCGCATCCGACGCCGACGGCCACACCCAGCCCCTGGAACAGCCCTGGAACCGGGGCGGCTTCGGGAACAACACCACGCAACGGGTCCCGGTGCTGTGCCACCGCCCCGACGCATGA
- a CDS encoding ABC transporter substrate-binding protein: MSTPPSPPGERAGTGPGTGPGTGAGAERTDGASIRIGALVPLTRPGWVGAGQHLLAGLELGVREVNDAGGIAGRPLELVVRDTAADPRRAVAAVDELAALGVAAAVGEYHSVVARAAAGRADAVGLPFLCSSAVLDALTEQPTEWVARLSPPQSRGWQVYADFLLGAGHSRIAVATQPSVYWASGTRILRDHLVPRGGTVLELDMSVLTPTTVCDELVEQGATALLLLVGHPDPAVPIVKSVRHDQRLGEILIGAPAGQPELAEWAALLGGDGAAIPFLRYLPERLSPLGTRVGTALRERLGAVPSFVAFEGYDTIAVLAEALRSHGADRADRARIAESWSCVAVEGTRGRIRFSRMPGISVRQWARTPIQVVDRDPADPDRFRILHAD, encoded by the coding sequence ATGAGTACGCCGCCATCGCCACCCGGAGAGCGAGCAGGAACGGGACCAGGAACGGGACCAGGAACAGGAGCTGGAGCGGAGAGGACTGACGGGGCGTCCATCCGGATCGGCGCTCTCGTTCCGCTCACTCGGCCCGGCTGGGTAGGAGCGGGCCAACACCTGCTCGCCGGACTGGAGCTGGGAGTTCGCGAAGTCAATGACGCCGGCGGGATCGCCGGAAGACCACTTGAGCTGGTGGTCCGGGACACCGCGGCTGATCCGCGGAGAGCAGTGGCGGCCGTGGACGAATTGGCCGCTCTGGGGGTGGCTGCCGCGGTGGGGGAGTATCACAGCGTCGTCGCTCGCGCCGCTGCCGGCAGGGCAGACGCCGTCGGTCTGCCGTTCCTCTGCTCGTCGGCGGTTCTCGACGCGCTCACCGAACAGCCGACGGAATGGGTCGCGCGCCTCTCCCCGCCACAGTCCCGAGGCTGGCAGGTTTACGCGGACTTCCTTCTCGGCGCGGGCCACAGCCGCATCGCGGTGGCAACGCAGCCGAGCGTCTACTGGGCGTCCGGGACCCGCATCCTGCGCGACCACCTCGTTCCACGCGGCGGTACCGTCCTCGAACTCGACATGAGCGTGCTCACCCCCACGACGGTGTGCGACGAACTCGTCGAGCAGGGCGCGACAGCCCTCCTGTTGCTGGTCGGACACCCGGACCCGGCCGTGCCGATCGTCAAGTCCGTACGCCACGACCAGCGCCTCGGCGAGATCCTGATCGGTGCTCCGGCCGGACAACCGGAGCTCGCCGAATGGGCCGCGCTGCTGGGCGGCGACGGCGCCGCGATCCCGTTCCTGCGCTACCTGCCCGAGCGCCTCAGTCCCCTCGGTACGCGAGTCGGGACGGCCCTGCGTGAGCGGCTGGGCGCAGTGCCTTCCTTCGTCGCCTTCGAGGGGTACGACACGATCGCCGTCCTCGCCGAAGCCCTGCGTTCCCATGGCGCGGACCGGGCGGACCGGGCACGCATCGCCGAATCCTGGTCGTGCGTCGCAGTCGAAGGCACCCGTGGCCGTATCCGGTTCTCCCGCATGCCGGGCATCAGCGTCCGGCAGTGGGCGCGGACGCCGATTCAAGTCGTCGATCGAGACCCGGCGGACCCCGATCGCTTTCGGATCCTTCACGCCGACTGA
- a CDS encoding DUF899 domain-containing protein, with protein sequence MEPKALPPVVDAETWQRQLDDLRVREKATTRELDAIAAQRRRMPMVEMPDYTLEGAEGPVRLADVFDGTSQLIVYNHMWFPGEKWQCPGCTGFTSQFTRLEFLEGYDARFVIVTQGPIDEALAYKERVGNKMTWYSTANSTFGSDVGAPPGGGFAVNVFLRDGDTVYRTWHTTGRGTEQLSHSFALIDLLPYGRQEEWQDSPEGWPQSPTYSRWVGSEDIAARYGPGAS encoded by the coding sequence ATGGAGCCCAAAGCACTACCGCCCGTTGTCGACGCCGAGACCTGGCAGCGTCAGCTCGACGACCTGCGCGTTCGGGAGAAGGCGACGACCCGGGAACTCGACGCGATCGCCGCCCAGCGCCGTCGTATGCCGATGGTCGAGATGCCCGACTACACCCTTGAGGGCGCGGAAGGCCCGGTGCGGCTGGCCGACGTCTTCGACGGCACGTCGCAACTGATCGTCTACAACCACATGTGGTTCCCCGGCGAGAAGTGGCAGTGCCCCGGCTGCACGGGGTTCACTTCGCAGTTCACGCGGCTGGAGTTCCTGGAGGGTTACGACGCCAGGTTCGTCATCGTCACGCAGGGCCCGATCGACGAGGCCCTCGCGTACAAGGAGCGGGTCGGGAACAAGATGACCTGGTACTCCACCGCGAACAGCACGTTCGGCAGCGACGTGGGCGCACCGCCCGGCGGTGGGTTCGCGGTCAACGTCTTCCTGCGTGACGGCGACACGGTCTACCGCACCTGGCACACGACCGGCCGGGGCACCGAGCAGCTCAGCCACAGCTTCGCGCTGATCGACCTGTTGCCGTACGGGCGGCAGGAGGAGTGGCAGGACTCCCCCGAGGGCTGGCCGCAGTCCCCCACCTACAGCCGGTGGGTGGGCTCGGAGGACATCGCCGCGCGCTACGGTCCGGGGGCGTCGTAG
- a CDS encoding TetR/AcrR family transcriptional regulator gives MTSDRRGLQPRKQPRQVRAELTRTRILDAAAHVFAEYGYAAGTTNRIAEQARVSIGSLYQYYPNKDAILVELLTRHLDAGMAAAPLDRDELLSEPIEDVMRFYVRSALENHREDPQLLRVMMEQGPRAPELLERLAHHEMRRIATTRKLLRNHPEVRVADVDVAARLVVSTVEMVVHRVMAGPGRIDVAGFEDELVTMLTRYLAGGPDLADGPATTPGG, from the coding sequence ATGACGTCCGACCGCCGCGGACTTCAGCCACGTAAACAGCCCCGTCAGGTCCGGGCGGAACTCACCCGGACGCGCATCCTCGACGCCGCTGCTCACGTTTTCGCCGAGTACGGGTACGCGGCGGGGACCACGAATCGCATCGCGGAACAGGCCCGGGTCTCCATCGGCTCGCTGTACCAGTACTACCCGAACAAGGACGCGATCCTGGTCGAGCTGCTGACCCGGCACCTCGACGCCGGAATGGCAGCGGCCCCGCTCGACCGGGACGAACTGCTGTCGGAGCCGATCGAGGACGTCATGCGCTTCTACGTGCGCAGCGCGCTCGAGAACCACCGTGAGGACCCGCAGTTGCTCCGGGTGATGATGGAACAGGGGCCCCGCGCACCGGAGTTGCTGGAGCGGCTCGCACACCACGAGATGCGCCGTATCGCCACCACCCGCAAGCTGCTGCGTAATCATCCGGAGGTGCGGGTCGCGGACGTCGACGTCGCCGCCCGGCTCGTCGTCTCCACCGTGGAGATGGTGGTGCACAGGGTGATGGCCGGACCCGGCCGGATCGACGTCGCCGGCTTCGAGGACGAACTCGTCACGATGCTCACCCGCTATCTGGCGGGCGGTCCGGATCTGGCGGACGGTCCGGCCACGACGCCCGGGGGCTGA